A genomic window from Cryobacterium sp. SO2 includes:
- a CDS encoding ABC transporter ATP-binding protein, whose translation MTVLARLDSVTRRFGDVLAVDDVTLDIHSGSILGLLGPNGAGKSTVLTMLQGLRTPSSGTVSLFGGSPGDYRMRQKLGGTPQETALPPTLRVGEVIDFVGRHFEEPLTTAAVAEEFGLGELLKRQTGALSGGQKRRLSVALAFVGQPRLVLLDEPTTGLDVDARRTLWDAVRRQHDRGATVVVTSHYLEEIEALAERVVVMGHGRVIADDTVAAVINQVSLRQVRLVTDQPDRVSGLPGVVGRDLGDDGSTTFYANDSDRLIVELVRSGIPFTDLTVRGATLEEAFLTLTGSTDAPGSATLTAQKEMNR comes from the coding sequence ATGACCGTTCTGGCCCGGCTCGACTCCGTCACCCGCCGCTTCGGCGACGTGCTCGCCGTCGACGACGTCACCCTCGACATTCACTCCGGCAGCATTCTGGGCCTGCTCGGGCCCAACGGGGCGGGCAAGTCCACCGTGCTCACCATGTTGCAGGGGCTGCGCACGCCGAGCTCGGGCACCGTCTCCCTGTTCGGCGGGTCGCCCGGCGACTACCGGATGCGCCAGAAGCTCGGCGGCACCCCGCAGGAGACCGCGCTGCCGCCGACCCTGCGGGTGGGCGAGGTCATCGACTTCGTCGGCCGGCACTTCGAGGAGCCGCTGACCACCGCGGCCGTGGCCGAGGAATTCGGCTTGGGCGAGCTGCTCAAACGCCAGACCGGGGCGCTCTCCGGCGGGCAGAAGCGCCGACTCAGCGTGGCGCTGGCATTTGTGGGCCAGCCGCGGCTGGTGCTGCTGGACGAACCCACCACCGGGCTCGACGTGGATGCCCGGCGCACCCTGTGGGATGCCGTGCGCCGGCAGCACGACCGCGGCGCCACCGTGGTGGTGACCAGCCACTACCTCGAGGAGATCGAGGCACTCGCCGAACGCGTGGTGGTCATGGGCCACGGCCGGGTGATCGCCGACGACACCGTCGCGGCCGTGATCAACCAGGTCTCGCTGCGGCAGGTACGCCTGGTCACCGACCAGCCCGACCGGGTCAGCGGGTTACCCGGCGTGGTGGGCCGCGACCTCGGCGACGACGGCAGCACCACCTTCTACGCCAACGACAGCGACCGTTTGATCGTCGAACTCGTGCGCTCCGGTATCCCGTTCACCGACCTCACCGTGCGCGGCGCCACCCTCGAGGAGGCGTTCCTCACCCTCACCGGGAGCACGGATGCGCCCGGTTCCGCGACCCTCACCGCCCAGAAGGAGATGAACCGATGA
- a CDS encoding transcriptional regulator yields MDELDPVIHASARLKITATLATLPVGDQIAFPRLQELLGMTAGNLSTHLRKLEDAGYVDVVKSHQGRTPATYLALSRSGRRAFEDYLEALRALLGESA; encoded by the coding sequence GTGGACGAACTCGACCCGGTGATCCACGCATCCGCCCGGCTCAAGATCACCGCCACCCTCGCCACCCTGCCGGTGGGCGACCAGATCGCCTTCCCCCGGCTGCAAGAGCTGCTCGGCATGACCGCCGGCAACCTGTCCACGCATCTGCGCAAGCTCGAAGACGCCGGATACGTTGACGTCGTGAAATCGCACCAGGGCCGCACTCCGGCCACGTACCTCGCGTTGTCCCGCTCGGGCCGACGCGCCTTCGAGGACTACCTGGAAGCCCTCCGTGCACTGTTGGGAGAATCCGCATGA
- the hrpA gene encoding ATP-dependent RNA helicase HrpA — MIPVKITFPPELPISQRRDDIARAIRDNQVVIVAGSTGSGKTTQLPKICLELGRESIGHTQPRRLAARTIAERIAEELGQEVGELVGYQVRFTDRVGADTRIKLMTDGILLNEIHRDRMLRKYDTIIIDEAHERSLNIDFLLGYLQQLLPQRPDLKLIITSATIDPASFAKHFAAADGTPAPIIEVSGRTYPVEIRYRPLVAEAAIDDDDELSDAAPSVDRDYIEGISAALDELEQESNGDVLVFLSGETEIRDAADALQGKFAGGGRTSPTEVLPLYGRLSSADQHKVFQPSTVAGVRRRIVLATNVAETSLTVPGIRYVIDAGTARISRYSVRSKVQRLPIEAIAQASANQRSGRSGRTSDGIAIRLYSEEDFTRRPEYTEPEILRTNLAAVILQMISLGLGDIAQFPFLTPPDSRNIKDGLDLLTELGAVKAVVAPTGTPTEDPSQAGGRSGRDGGRDGGRGRGGRGPQGGRMAVTAGTHSLTRVGQQLAQLPIDPRFGRMVIESKTQGTSREVMAIVAGLTIQDVRERPLERRGSADEKHARFADPTSDFLSLLNLWNYLETQQKELGSSAFRRLCKNEYLNYLRVREWQDVYKQLRQLAKPLGLHIGDPSVNPDGIHRSMLSGLLSHIGLKDVAKKDYIGARQQRFVLFPGSALAKKQPNAVMSAELVETSRLFARMNAVVDPAWAEQLAGDLCKRSYSEPHWEKKQGAVVAYERVTLYGVPIVPRRRVQFSRVDPAYARELFIRHALVDGEWDLDRVDQRVTAFDRSNTALRKELAELEERTRRRDILFDDEAVFEFYHRRIPAEVHSTRTFETWWRVARAQTPDLLTMTADALVPEDAPEIDESLFPPAWQQRDQRFALSYRFEPGEEDDGVTVQVPLALLARVSPTGFDWQVPGLRADLVTSLIKSLPKAIRRNVVPAADWAVRLLAELPEAPGVVKSSLVEPVETSVHVSKRDQDADPSFAETLAALIQRLTYVPVTVRDFDLSRVPAHLRMTFRVVDERGRSVASGKDLGELQRRLGNKVRESVAKASAAVPKNAIERAGLTTWDFIELPRHIDTKQGDNTIRGYPTLVDDGTSVSIRMMSTVDEQARTLPGGVRRLLLLATASPVAYVQQHLTGAEKLSLATSPYRSTQALFDDCLAAAVDDVLYRVRPDGQVFMKAEFDSIRDRVSGVVMDSMFETVGLVARVLTASRAADKALKASTSMALLAALTDAREQLNGLVYPGFVSATGLAQLRHLPRYLGGITARIDKLLDNPNRDRVWMNEVQAATAKFADAGGRIPLPETAAANLVRARWMIEELRISLFAQELRAAESVSLQRIQKVLAS; from the coding sequence ATGATTCCCGTGAAAATCACCTTCCCGCCCGAGTTGCCGATCAGCCAGCGCCGCGACGACATCGCGCGCGCCATCCGCGACAACCAGGTCGTGATCGTGGCCGGGTCCACCGGGTCGGGCAAGACCACCCAGCTGCCCAAGATCTGCCTGGAGCTGGGCCGGGAGTCGATCGGCCACACCCAGCCGCGCCGGCTCGCCGCGCGCACCATCGCCGAGCGCATCGCCGAAGAACTCGGCCAGGAGGTCGGCGAACTCGTCGGCTACCAGGTGCGCTTCACCGACCGCGTCGGCGCCGACACCCGCATCAAGCTCATGACCGACGGCATCCTGCTCAACGAGATCCACCGCGACCGGATGCTGCGGAAGTACGACACCATCATCATCGACGAGGCGCACGAGCGCAGCCTCAACATCGACTTCCTGCTCGGCTACCTCCAGCAGCTGCTCCCCCAGCGCCCCGACCTCAAGCTCATTATCACCAGCGCCACCATCGACCCGGCCAGCTTCGCCAAGCATTTCGCGGCCGCCGACGGCACCCCGGCGCCCATCATCGAGGTCTCCGGCCGCACCTACCCGGTCGAGATCCGCTACCGCCCGCTCGTGGCCGAGGCCGCGATCGACGACGACGATGAGCTGTCGGATGCCGCGCCCAGCGTGGACCGGGACTACATCGAGGGCATCTCCGCCGCGCTCGACGAGCTCGAGCAGGAGTCCAACGGCGACGTGCTGGTGTTCCTCTCCGGTGAGACCGAGATCCGCGACGCCGCCGACGCCCTGCAGGGCAAATTCGCCGGCGGCGGCCGCACCAGCCCCACCGAGGTGCTGCCGCTCTACGGCCGGCTGTCCTCCGCCGACCAGCACAAGGTCTTCCAGCCCTCCACCGTGGCCGGGGTGCGGCGCCGCATCGTGCTGGCCACCAACGTGGCCGAGACCAGCCTCACCGTGCCGGGCATCCGCTACGTCATCGACGCCGGCACCGCCCGCATCAGCCGGTACAGCGTGCGCTCGAAGGTGCAACGGCTGCCGATCGAGGCCATCGCGCAGGCCTCCGCCAACCAGCGCTCGGGCCGCTCCGGCCGCACCAGCGACGGCATCGCCATCCGCCTGTACAGCGAAGAAGACTTCACCCGGCGGCCCGAGTACACCGAGCCGGAGATCCTGCGCACCAACCTCGCCGCGGTCATCCTGCAGATGATCTCGCTGGGCCTGGGCGACATCGCGCAGTTCCCGTTCCTCACCCCGCCGGACTCCCGCAATATCAAGGACGGCCTCGACCTACTCACCGAGCTCGGCGCCGTCAAGGCTGTGGTGGCGCCCACCGGCACGCCCACCGAAGACCCGAGCCAGGCCGGCGGCCGCTCCGGTCGTGACGGCGGGCGCGATGGCGGTCGCGGTCGCGGCGGTCGCGGGCCGCAGGGCGGGCGGATGGCCGTGACGGCCGGCACGCACAGCCTCACCCGGGTGGGCCAGCAGCTCGCCCAGCTGCCCATCGACCCGCGGTTCGGCCGCATGGTGATCGAGTCGAAGACTCAGGGCACCAGCCGCGAGGTGATGGCCATCGTGGCCGGCCTCACCATTCAGGACGTGCGCGAGCGCCCACTGGAGCGCCGCGGCTCCGCCGACGAGAAGCACGCCCGGTTCGCAGACCCCACCAGCGATTTCCTCTCGCTGCTCAACCTCTGGAACTACCTCGAGACGCAGCAGAAAGAGCTCGGCTCGAGCGCGTTCCGGCGGCTGTGCAAGAACGAATACCTCAACTACCTCCGGGTGCGCGAGTGGCAGGACGTCTACAAGCAGCTCCGCCAGCTGGCCAAGCCGCTCGGCCTGCACATCGGCGACCCGAGCGTGAACCCCGACGGCATCCACCGGTCGATGCTCTCCGGCCTGCTCTCGCACATCGGCCTCAAGGACGTGGCCAAGAAGGACTACATCGGCGCCCGGCAGCAGCGGTTTGTGCTGTTCCCCGGCTCCGCGCTGGCCAAGAAGCAGCCCAACGCCGTGATGAGCGCCGAGCTGGTGGAGACCAGCCGGCTGTTCGCCCGCATGAACGCCGTCGTCGACCCGGCCTGGGCCGAACAGCTCGCCGGCGACCTCTGCAAGCGCTCGTATTCCGAGCCGCACTGGGAGAAGAAGCAGGGCGCCGTGGTCGCCTACGAACGCGTCACCCTGTACGGCGTGCCGATCGTGCCGCGCCGCCGGGTGCAGTTCTCCCGGGTGGACCCGGCCTATGCGCGCGAGCTATTCATCCGGCACGCCCTCGTCGACGGCGAATGGGACCTGGACCGGGTCGACCAGCGGGTCACCGCATTCGACCGCTCCAATACCGCCCTGCGCAAGGAACTCGCCGAGCTCGAGGAACGCACCCGGCGCCGCGACATCCTCTTCGACGACGAGGCCGTGTTCGAGTTCTACCACCGCCGCATCCCCGCCGAGGTGCACAGCACCCGCACCTTCGAGACCTGGTGGCGCGTCGCTCGCGCCCAGACCCCCGACCTGCTCACCATGACCGCCGACGCGCTCGTGCCCGAGGATGCGCCGGAAATCGACGAGTCCCTGTTCCCGCCGGCGTGGCAGCAGCGCGACCAGCGATTCGCGCTCAGCTACCGGTTCGAACCCGGCGAGGAAGACGACGGCGTGACCGTGCAGGTTCCGCTGGCGCTGCTCGCCCGGGTCTCCCCCACCGGCTTCGACTGGCAGGTGCCTGGCCTTCGTGCCGACCTGGTCACCTCGCTGATCAAGTCGCTGCCCAAGGCCATCCGCCGCAACGTCGTGCCCGCCGCCGACTGGGCCGTGCGCCTGCTCGCCGAACTGCCGGAAGCCCCCGGCGTCGTGAAGAGTTCGCTGGTCGAGCCTGTCGAGACCTCGGTACATGTCTCGAAACGCGACCAGGATGCCGACCCGTCCTTCGCCGAAACCCTCGCCGCCCTCATCCAGCGCCTCACCTACGTGCCCGTCACCGTGCGCGACTTCGATCTCTCCCGAGTTCCCGCGCACCTGCGCATGACCTTCCGGGTCGTCGACGAACGCGGCCGCAGTGTCGCCTCCGGCAAAGACCTCGGCGAGCTGCAGCGCCGCCTGGGCAACAAGGTGCGCGAGTCCGTCGCCAAGGCCTCCGCCGCGGTGCCCAAGAACGCCATCGAGCGGGCCGGTCTCACCACCTGGGACTTCATCGAGCTGCCCCGCCACATCGACACCAAGCAGGGCGACAACACCATCCGCGGCTACCCCACCCTGGTCGACGACGGCACCTCGGTGAGCATCCGCATGATGAGCACCGTCGACGAGCAGGCCCGCACACTGCCCGGCGGGGTGCGCCGGCTGCTACTGCTCGCCACCGCGTCACCGGTGGCGTACGTGCAACAGCACCTCACCGGCGCCGAGAAACTCTCCCTGGCCACGAGCCCGTACCGCTCCACCCAGGCCCTGTTCGATGACTGCCTCGCGGCGGCCGTCGACGATGTGCTCTACCGGGTGCGGCCCGACGGCCAGGTGTTCATGAAGGCCGAGTTCGACAGCATCCGCGACCGCGTCTCGGGCGTGGTGATGGACTCGATGTTCGAGACCGTCGGCCTCGTCGCCCGGGTGCTCACGGCGTCCCGCGCCGCCGACAAGGCGCTCAAGGCGTCCACCAGCATGGCGCTGCTGGCCGCACTCACGGATGCCCGTGAGCAGCTGAACGGGCTGGTCTACCCCGGTTTCGTCAGCGCCACCGGCCTCGCCCAGCTGCGGCACCTGCCGCGCTACCTCGGCGGCATCACGGCTCGCATCGACAAGCTTCTCGACAACCCCAACCGCGACCGGGTCTGGATGAACGAGGTGCAAGCAGCCACGGCCAAGTTCGCCGACGCCGGTGGCCGCATCCCCCTGCCGGAGACCGCCGCGGCCAACCTGGTGCGCGCCCGCTGGATGATCGAGGAGCTGCGCATCAGCCTCTTCGCCCAAGAGCTGCGCGCCGCCGAGTCCGTCTCCCTCCAGCGAATCCAAAAGGTCCTGGCCTCCTAA
- a CDS encoding MarR family transcriptional regulator — MDEPRWLSADELDAWKALAGVLFLLPAALDSQLQRDSDLAMADYMVLVMLSERDDHCMRMSELANSANTSQSRLSRIVTRLEAAGYVTRQMAPDDRRAVLATLTEAGLAKLVAAAPGHVTQVRKLVFDHLTPGQVTSLNEVARALANPDDPDACDGSP, encoded by the coding sequence ATGGACGAACCCCGGTGGCTGTCAGCCGACGAGCTGGACGCCTGGAAGGCCCTCGCGGGGGTGCTGTTCCTCCTGCCCGCGGCGCTCGACTCGCAGCTGCAGCGCGACTCCGACCTGGCCATGGCCGACTACATGGTGCTCGTGATGCTGTCGGAGCGGGATGACCACTGCATGCGGATGAGCGAGCTCGCCAACTCGGCGAACACCTCGCAGTCGAGGCTGTCGCGGATCGTGACCCGGCTGGAGGCCGCCGGGTACGTGACGCGCCAGATGGCACCGGATGACCGCCGGGCCGTGTTGGCCACTCTCACCGAGGCCGGCCTGGCCAAGCTCGTCGCCGCGGCCCCCGGCCACGTCACCCAGGTGCGCAAGCTCGTCTTCGACCACCTGACGCCCGGACAGGTGACCTCGCTCAACGAGGTCGCCCGCGCCCTCGCGAACCCCGACGACCCCGACGCCTGCGACGGGTCCCCCTAA
- a CDS encoding DoxX family protein: protein MNIAIWIITGLLALAFIGAGLMKVAQPRAKLATGGMAWVNDYSDAGVKLVGLAELLGGLGLILPAVTGIAPILVPIAAAALTVIMIGAVVWHVRAGDGAKETMPSVILGILSLVVAITRFGPWAF from the coding sequence ATGAACATCGCCATCTGGATCATCACCGGCCTGCTCGCCCTCGCCTTCATCGGCGCCGGCCTGATGAAGGTGGCCCAGCCGCGCGCCAAACTCGCGACCGGTGGCATGGCCTGGGTCAACGACTATTCGGATGCCGGCGTCAAGCTGGTCGGCCTGGCCGAGCTGCTCGGCGGCCTGGGCCTGATCCTGCCCGCCGTCACCGGCATCGCCCCCATCCTCGTGCCCATCGCCGCGGCCGCCCTCACCGTGATCATGATCGGCGCTGTCGTCTGGCACGTGCGCGCCGGCGACGGCGCCAAGGAGACCATGCCCAGCGTGATTCTCGGCATCCTGTCTCTCGTGGTCGCCATCACCCGCTTCGGCCCCTGGGCGTTCTAG
- a CDS encoding TetR/AcrR family transcriptional regulator produces the protein MTTVPTEGRNTRRKERTRAALVRAAQELLANGHAQEASIKAITELADVGFGSFFNHFENKAALFDTALIEAARRYEDWLDSQLSDVSDPLQRLALSIRLTGRLHLTHPDEAKLLIGQMSFLHAGKPALADRVRGDIVAAIASLHPEEVSSPSTVIAATGAIGAVLGAAATLPVEDRAALADALVVDVLRMLGVQVTHPREP, from the coding sequence ATGACGACGGTGCCGACCGAAGGGCGCAACACTCGCCGCAAGGAGCGAACGCGCGCGGCGCTCGTGCGCGCGGCGCAGGAACTCCTCGCCAACGGGCACGCCCAGGAAGCCAGCATCAAGGCCATCACCGAACTCGCCGACGTCGGCTTCGGCTCGTTCTTCAATCATTTCGAGAACAAGGCCGCCCTGTTCGACACGGCGCTCATCGAGGCTGCCCGGCGCTACGAAGACTGGCTCGATTCCCAGCTCAGCGATGTCTCCGATCCACTGCAACGCCTGGCGCTCAGCATCCGTCTCACCGGCAGGCTCCACTTGACCCATCCCGACGAGGCGAAACTGCTCATCGGGCAGATGTCGTTTCTCCACGCCGGCAAGCCGGCCCTCGCCGATCGAGTGCGGGGGGATATCGTCGCGGCAATCGCGTCCCTGCATCCGGAGGAGGTGAGCAGCCCGTCCACGGTCATCGCGGCGACGGGGGCGATCGGGGCGGTGCTGGGGGCTGCCGCAACGCTGCCAGTAGAGGACCGCGCCGCACTGGCAGACGCGCTCGTCGTCGACGTTCTTCGAATGCTCGGAGTGCAGGTGACTCACCCCCGCGAACCGTGA
- a CDS encoding amidohydrolase family protein, translating to MTIIDPRDGSTHPDMSVLVRRGKIVSVGAAATAAASGVRVIDGAGRFVVPGYNNMHTHVFQEERSELFMASMLREGTTGMRQLAGPDALLKRRAEGRLSLGADTPGLLAMAGAILMPFNSPTIERVRHQISRQKALGADFIKLIMVERDVFFAAVSWAHQQGMTIGGHLPPSITPAEASDAGYDYLEHLGTSANIWIETSSERTALRAIADTSLALPNALGYVPFAEQLFASEIVTKATATTLLNPALSDAPESISVLQRALDTFDEGAAKTLSATFAKNGTWQTPTLSRLRTEYRMDAPEYQDHPWLQMLSAQVRSNFQTTRTAFLDLPEKRRAAYHQYYDTASRFVGIMHAAGVPIMTGTDGPGGNPGQDMPSEFQELAAAGLTPLDVLRATTTVPAAFLGRSDRMGAVDAGMAADFVLLDSDPLTSVDNLSRISAVVNSGNYHTVAQLDESVDRLLASAEAS from the coding sequence GTGACGATCATCGATCCCCGCGACGGCAGCACGCATCCGGACATGTCGGTGTTGGTGCGCCGGGGAAAGATCGTCTCGGTCGGTGCCGCGGCGACCGCGGCCGCGAGCGGGGTTCGGGTGATCGACGGGGCCGGTCGTTTTGTGGTGCCCGGCTACAACAACATGCACACGCACGTCTTTCAGGAGGAGCGCTCCGAGTTGTTCATGGCGTCGATGCTGAGGGAGGGAACGACCGGGATGCGCCAGTTGGCCGGACCGGATGCGCTGCTCAAACGTCGCGCAGAGGGCCGTCTCTCGCTCGGCGCAGACACGCCGGGGCTCCTGGCGATGGCCGGAGCGATCCTGATGCCGTTCAACTCGCCCACGATCGAGCGCGTGCGCCACCAGATCAGCCGGCAGAAGGCCCTCGGGGCAGACTTCATCAAACTCATCATGGTGGAACGCGACGTGTTCTTCGCTGCGGTGAGCTGGGCGCACCAGCAGGGCATGACGATCGGTGGTCACCTTCCGCCGTCGATCACCCCCGCCGAGGCATCGGACGCGGGCTACGACTACCTCGAGCACCTCGGCACCAGCGCCAATATCTGGATAGAGACCTCCAGCGAACGCACCGCCCTGCGCGCCATAGCCGACACTTCGCTCGCCCTGCCCAATGCGCTCGGCTACGTGCCGTTCGCCGAGCAGCTGTTCGCCAGCGAGATCGTCACGAAGGCGACGGCGACCACTCTGCTCAATCCTGCGCTGTCGGATGCGCCGGAGTCCATTTCGGTGTTGCAGAGGGCGCTCGACACGTTCGACGAGGGGGCCGCGAAGACGCTGTCGGCCACCTTCGCGAAAAACGGCACCTGGCAGACCCCGACGCTGTCGCGGCTGCGAACCGAGTACCGGATGGACGCTCCCGAATACCAAGACCATCCGTGGTTGCAGATGTTGTCGGCGCAGGTCCGCAGCAACTTCCAGACAACCCGCACAGCCTTCCTCGATCTTCCCGAGAAGCGCCGTGCCGCGTACCACCAGTACTACGACACAGCCTCACGATTTGTGGGAATCATGCACGCAGCCGGGGTGCCGATCATGACCGGCACGGACGGCCCTGGCGGCAACCCCGGGCAGGACATGCCGTCCGAATTCCAGGAGCTGGCGGCCGCAGGTCTCACGCCGCTCGACGTGCTGCGGGCGACGACCACGGTTCCGGCTGCGTTCCTCGGACGCTCCGACCGGATGGGGGCCGTCGACGCTGGAATGGCCGCTGACTTCGTTCTGCTCGACAGCGATCCACTCACGAGCGTCGACAACCTCAGCCGGATCAGCGCCGTGGTCAACTCCGGGAACTATCACACCGTCGCGCAGCTCGACGAGAGCGTCGACCGACTACTCGCATCCGCGGAGGCATCATGA
- a CDS encoding amino acid ABC transporter ATP-binding protein produces the protein MVLAEQVTKSFGSHEVLKGITLEVKRGEVMCLVGPSGSGKSTFLRCINHLEVLSAGRLSVDGELIGYRESSGKLYEMAPKEAAKQRRDIGMVFQRFNLFPHMTALQNVSEAPLRVKGLPKAQVERTARDLLARVGLADRADYYPAHLSGGQQQRVAIARALAMEPKLMLFDEPTSALDPELVGEVLDVMKGLAKEGMTMIVVTHEMGFAREVADSLVFMDAGIVVESGLPSEVLANPRHARTQAFLSKVL, from the coding sequence ATGGTGCTCGCCGAACAGGTGACCAAGAGCTTCGGCTCGCACGAGGTGCTCAAGGGAATCACTCTCGAGGTCAAGCGCGGCGAGGTGATGTGCCTGGTCGGGCCCTCGGGCTCCGGCAAGTCCACGTTCCTGCGCTGCATCAACCACCTCGAGGTGCTCTCGGCCGGGCGGCTGAGCGTCGATGGCGAACTGATCGGCTACCGCGAGTCCAGCGGCAAGCTCTACGAGATGGCGCCCAAGGAAGCCGCGAAGCAGCGCCGCGACATCGGCATGGTGTTCCAGCGGTTCAACCTGTTCCCGCACATGACGGCCCTGCAGAACGTCTCCGAGGCCCCGCTGCGGGTGAAGGGACTGCCCAAGGCGCAGGTTGAACGCACCGCACGCGACCTGCTCGCCCGGGTGGGCCTGGCCGACCGGGCCGACTACTACCCGGCGCACCTCTCCGGCGGGCAGCAGCAGCGAGTGGCCATCGCCCGCGCGCTGGCGATGGAGCCCAAGCTAATGCTCTTCGACGAGCCCACCAGCGCGCTCGACCCCGAACTCGTCGGCGAGGTGCTCGACGTGATGAAGGGCCTGGCCAAGGAGGGCATGACCATGATCGTGGTGACCCACGAGATGGGCTTCGCCCGCGAGGTGGCCGACTCCCTGGTCTTCATGGATGCCGGCATCGTCGTCGAGTCGGGTCTCCCGTCGGAGGTCCTGGCCAACCCACGCCATGCGCGCACCCAGGCCTTCCTCTCCAAAGTGCTCTAA
- a CDS encoding amino acid ABC transporter permease yields the protein MSTTNVNGAPAGSPPPVREAPTSEPIKAIRLRHPWRVVFAIVLVAIFVFFVVDAAFRPAYDWPSVGKYLFDRRISMAAVVTLELTVFSMVIAIVLGVILAVMRLSPNPVVKSVAWFYLWIFRGTPVYVQLTIWGLISLIYTSIDIGLPFMTPWISFSTNAALNTFTLAVIGLALNEAAYMAEIVRAGLLAVDKGQEEASIALGMSWSQTMTRVILPQSMRVIIPPTGNEVISMLKTTSLVTAVPFSLELFTRSRDISAETFNPIPLLIVASIWYLFFTSILMVGQYFLEKRFSRGVGDRQADKTEPDAGTGAITGVVPVVGAGQPTVIVPPKTDNPGTPGDGGAR from the coding sequence ATGAGCACCACGAACGTGAACGGTGCACCGGCGGGGTCGCCCCCGCCGGTGCGCGAGGCGCCCACGTCCGAGCCGATCAAGGCCATCCGGCTGCGGCACCCGTGGCGGGTGGTGTTCGCGATCGTGCTCGTCGCGATCTTCGTGTTCTTCGTCGTGGATGCGGCCTTCCGGCCGGCCTACGACTGGCCGTCGGTGGGCAAGTACCTCTTCGACCGGCGCATCTCGATGGCCGCCGTGGTGACCCTCGAGCTCACCGTGTTCTCCATGGTCATCGCGATCGTCCTCGGTGTGATCCTCGCTGTGATGCGGCTCTCGCCCAACCCCGTGGTCAAGAGTGTCGCCTGGTTCTACCTCTGGATCTTCCGCGGCACCCCGGTGTACGTGCAGCTGACCATCTGGGGTCTGATCTCGCTCATCTACACGAGCATCGACATCGGCCTGCCGTTCATGACGCCGTGGATCTCGTTCAGCACCAACGCGGCGCTGAACACCTTCACCCTGGCCGTCATCGGCCTGGCCCTGAACGAAGCCGCCTACATGGCGGAGATCGTGCGCGCGGGCCTGCTCGCCGTGGACAAGGGCCAGGAAGAGGCGTCGATCGCGCTGGGCATGAGCTGGTCGCAGACGATGACCCGCGTCATCCTGCCTCAGTCGATGCGGGTGATCATCCCGCCGACCGGCAACGAGGTGATCTCGATGCTGAAAACCACCTCGCTGGTCACGGCCGTGCCGTTCAGCCTCGAGCTGTTCACGAGATCGCGCGATATCTCCGCGGAGACCTTCAACCCGATCCCGCTGCTCATCGTGGCGTCGATCTGGTACCTCTTCTTCACCTCGATCCTCATGGTGGGCCAGTACTTCCTCGAGAAGCGCTTCTCCCGCGGGGTGGGCGACCGGCAGGCCGACAAGACCGAGCCCGACGCCGGCACCGGTGCCATCACGGGCGTCGTGCCCGTCGTGGGGGCGGGCCAGCCCACCGTGATCGTGCCGCCGAAGACCGACAATCCGGGAACGCCCGGCGACGGGGGAGCCCGATGA
- a CDS encoding ABC transporter substrate-binding protein encodes MRARYVLPALAAVAALMLTGCVDNSTPATSGTDTSSAPTIEKDDAAAAMVPAEVADTGTLVIGTDPTYAPNEFKNEAGDPIGWGVEIASGIAAKLGLEPKFQVAKFDNIIPSVSGGKADIGSSSFTDTVEREQQVDFVNYYTAGIQWASAKGKDVDPDNACGLKVAVQATTYEDTDEVPAKSDACVAAGKPAIEKLKFDTQDAATNAVVLGQADALSADSPVTLYAIAQTGDKLQLAGETFDVAPYGMVVAKGSELTAAVQAALQSMVDDGSYQAILDEWGVADGGIDEITINAAANG; translated from the coding sequence ATGCGCGCTAGATACGTACTTCCCGCCCTCGCTGCCGTCGCAGCGCTGATGCTCACCGGCTGCGTCGACAACTCGACGCCCGCGACCAGCGGCACAGACACCAGCAGCGCCCCCACGATCGAGAAGGACGACGCGGCAGCGGCCATGGTCCCCGCCGAGGTCGCCGACACCGGCACCCTCGTGATCGGCACCGACCCGACCTACGCGCCCAACGAGTTCAAGAACGAGGCCGGCGACCCGATCGGTTGGGGTGTCGAGATCGCCAGCGGCATCGCCGCCAAGCTCGGCCTCGAGCCGAAGTTCCAGGTCGCCAAGTTCGACAACATCATTCCGAGCGTCTCCGGCGGCAAGGCCGACATCGGCTCGTCGTCGTTCACCGACACCGTGGAGCGCGAGCAGCAGGTTGACTTCGTCAACTACTACACCGCGGGCATCCAGTGGGCGTCGGCGAAGGGGAAGGACGTCGACCCCGACAACGCCTGCGGCCTCAAGGTCGCTGTGCAGGCCACCACCTACGAGGACACCGACGAGGTTCCCGCCAAGAGCGACGCCTGCGTCGCCGCCGGCAAGCCCGCCATCGAGAAGCTCAAGTTCGACACCCAGGATGCCGCGACCAACGCCGTCGTGCTCGGCCAGGCCGACGCGCTCAGCGCGGACTCCCCGGTGACGCTGTACGCGATCGCGCAGACCGGCGACAAGCTGCAGCTGGCCGGTGAGACCTTCGACGTGGCCCCGTACGGCATGGTCGTCGCTAAGGGCTCCGAGCTCACCGCCGCCGTACAGGCCGCACTGCAGTCCATGGTTGACGACGGCAGCTACCAAGCCATCCTCGACGAGTGGGGTGTCGCCGACGGCGGCATCGACGAGATCACGATCAACGCAGCCGCGAACGGTTAA